A region of Paralichthys olivaceus isolate ysfri-2021 chromosome 24, ASM2471397v2, whole genome shotgun sequence DNA encodes the following proteins:
- the LOC109643843 gene encoding gamma-crystallin M2-like: protein MGKIIFYEDKNFQGRSYECSSECADLHSHFSRCNSIRVDSGDWMVYERPSYTGYQYFLRKGDYPDYQRWMGFNDCVRSCRMIPTHQGSHRMRIYERPEFGGQMMELTDDCPSLFERFHMNDVNSCNLMEGHWIFFEHPHYRGRQYLMRPGEYRRSNEWGSSSPRVGSIRRITI from the exons ATGGGTAAG ATAATCTTCTACGAGGACAAGAACTTCCAGGGTCGCTCCTACGAGTGCAGCAGCGAATGCGCCGACCTGCACTCCCACTTCAGCCGCTGCAACTCCATCAGAGTGGACAGCGGAGACTGGATGGTCTATGAGAGGCCCAGCTACACTGGCTACCAGTACTTCCTGAGAAAGGGCGACTACCCCGACTACCAGCGCTGGATGGGATTCAACGACTGCGTGCGATCGTGCCGCATGATCCCTACT CACCAAGGCTCCCACAGAATGAGGATTTACGAGCGACCAGAATTCGGAGGCCAGATGATGGAGCTGACCGACGACTGCCCCTCCCTGTTCGAACGCTTCCATATGAACGACGTCAACTCCTGCAACCTGATGGAAGGCCACTGGATCTTCTTTGAGCACCCCCACTACAGGGGACGCCAGTACCTGATGCGTCCTGGAGAGTACAGGAGGTCTAACGAGTGGGGAAGCTCGAGTCCCAGGGTGGGATCAATCAGACGTATCACCATTTGA